One Maribacter cobaltidurans genomic window carries:
- a CDS encoding PA14 domain-containing protein, whose amino-acid sequence MTRTDNNSWKFFSGPITIGIKRELYCLLVFSLFFSGLSFGQTTIWSENFNSYANGTENGAGSGFAPQNWTTTITGKVWVQGGRLEATNLGAEGVWQTNAINIFGFESVSFNLDVATQADTSQFEQGSDYFIGEYRIDGAAWTQFENASGDSSPSDLLQPSYSINLPTTGSTLEIRIRFYNTANNEFYYIDNVAVQGTLPYCSGEIDFEFYDLVPSGATVDNIPTSGALGTGVFTNFDVDALQNQEDPGDTDSFSIRYTGYIQIAAAGSYTFYTSSDDGSKLYIDGVQVVNNDGNHGTQERSGTLSLTSGLHEMEVLFFENGGGENLTVQYQGPSIAKQNIPFSIVYSSCSLSIDTTDTDSDGIYDTTDVDDDNDGILDINECGGVSGGEVMTASNIQYFSNVSNAQGVPGNTYAQNPTTWPGGSSVLLLRFPINLPIGTQVVVFLGADPAVSDSDMQVQRSNAAGNNNGFLADANNTLPGSIRQVSFTTTTTMRYIRVEAYNQGARVYGASYDGGSSCYSLDTDGDGIFNHLDLDSDGDGIPDNIEAQPTLGYMGPSNADSDGDGLDNAYEPGGSTTPDTDGDGIPDFMDTDSDDDGLTDDAETWFVLTGTDSDGDGLDNATDATNGYADPGGNIDNPLNTSGGSNVLPDWDNDVNTGGDVDYRDDTDDSTSSDPPVVTAVGDQVYCPGSSLPIVESISITDSDDTSTNAVYIQISTGYVNGEDLLTLTGTHPNITASWDVVEGKLSLTGPALYTEFETAIAAVEYSNSALSPSGTRQFSITVGSANFLPATGHYYEYIPSLGITWTNANTAANARTYFGLQGYLATLTTQQEADFSGSQAAGTGWIGGSDAATEGVWQWVTGPEAGTTFWNGDAAGSSPNFAFWNNGEPNNSGNEDYAHITHPNVNPNGSWNDLTNTGATSGDYQPQGYVVEYGGMPGDATLDITAVTTINIDDVAPTASNPAPVTIYCPGDIPPPDINDVIDEVDNCDPSPTVIFVSDVTNGGSDPEIITRTYRVSDAAGNQTVVEQIISIYSLSVATQPMDNTILVGNNAVFSIVGNNTDSYVWEVSTNGGVGFNAISDGAEYSGSNTATLTVINPELDKNGFVYRVILSNSTSSCEAVISNQAVLNMRVRTVVTNRGITYRVKKN is encoded by the coding sequence ATGACGAGAACGGACAATAATAGCTGGAAATTCTTTAGTGGTCCAATAACTATTGGTATCAAAAGGGAATTATACTGTCTATTGGTGTTTTCTTTATTTTTTTCAGGTTTATCATTTGGACAAACAACTATTTGGAGCGAGAATTTCAATAGTTATGCCAATGGTACCGAAAATGGTGCTGGAAGTGGATTTGCCCCTCAGAACTGGACAACTACGATTACAGGAAAAGTTTGGGTACAGGGGGGTAGACTGGAAGCCACCAATCTGGGTGCTGAGGGAGTTTGGCAGACGAATGCCATCAATATTTTTGGATTCGAATCCGTAAGTTTCAATCTCGATGTCGCAACCCAAGCAGATACAAGCCAATTTGAGCAGGGTAGCGATTACTTTATTGGGGAATACCGAATAGACGGGGCAGCTTGGACACAATTTGAAAATGCCTCGGGAGACTCTTCTCCGTCAGACCTGCTACAGCCTTCCTATTCCATAAACCTACCTACTACGGGGTCTACGCTGGAAATTCGAATACGTTTTTATAACACCGCAAATAATGAATTCTATTATATTGACAATGTAGCGGTACAAGGTACTTTGCCCTATTGTTCCGGGGAAATTGACTTTGAATTTTACGATTTGGTCCCCAGTGGGGCCACGGTGGATAATATTCCAACCTCAGGAGCTTTGGGCACTGGAGTGTTTACAAACTTTGATGTCGATGCACTTCAAAATCAGGAAGACCCTGGCGATACCGATTCTTTTTCTATTAGGTATACAGGTTATATTCAAATTGCAGCGGCAGGTTCTTATACTTTCTATACAAGCTCCGATGACGGTTCGAAGTTATATATTGATGGGGTTCAGGTCGTAAACAATGATGGTAACCATGGCACCCAAGAAAGATCGGGCACCCTTAGCTTAACCTCGGGGTTACACGAAATGGAGGTCTTATTTTTTGAAAATGGGGGAGGTGAAAATCTAACCGTTCAATATCAGGGGCCTTCCATAGCCAAACAGAATATTCCGTTCTCGATTGTGTACTCTTCTTGCAGTTTGTCTATCGATACTACCGACACCGACTCGGATGGGATTTATGATACAACGGATGTGGATGATGATAACGATGGAATTTTGGATATTAACGAATGTGGAGGGGTTTCCGGTGGCGAGGTTATGACGGCAAGCAATATTCAATATTTCAGTAATGTTTCCAATGCACAGGGTGTTCCGGGTAATACTTATGCTCAAAACCCGACCACTTGGCCGGGCGGAAGTTCAGTACTCCTCTTACGATTTCCAATTAATCTTCCCATAGGAACACAAGTGGTTGTCTTCCTAGGTGCTGATCCGGCCGTCAGCGATTCCGATATGCAAGTGCAGCGCTCCAACGCGGCTGGCAACAATAATGGCTTTTTGGCCGATGCGAATAACACCCTGCCAGGGTCAATACGGCAAGTATCGTTTACCACTACAACAACCATGAGGTATATTCGGGTAGAAGCTTATAATCAGGGTGCCCGCGTATATGGCGCTAGTTATGACGGAGGCTCTAGCTGTTATAGTCTAGATACGGACGGGGATGGGATTTTTAATCATTTGGACTTGGATAGTGATGGTGATGGTATACCCGATAATATTGAGGCACAACCCACTCTTGGATATATGGGACCTTCGAACGCGGATAGCGATGGTGATGGACTAGACAATGCTTACGAACCCGGAGGGTCAACTACACCTGACACTGACGGTGACGGTATTCCAGATTTTATGGATACGGATAGTGATGATGATGGGCTGACCGATGATGCCGAAACATGGTTTGTGTTGACCGGAACGGATAGTGATGGTGATGGATTGGATAATGCTACCGATGCCACCAATGGATATGCGGATCCGGGGGGCAATATAGACAATCCTTTAAATACATCTGGAGGGTCAAACGTTCTGCCGGATTGGGACAATGATGTGAATACTGGTGGAGATGTGGACTATCGGGACGATACGGACGACTCCACTTCCAGTGATCCCCCTGTGGTTACAGCTGTAGGGGATCAGGTATATTGCCCGGGCTCCTCATTACCTATTGTTGAGTCCATCAGTATAACCGACTCAGACGATACTTCTACCAATGCCGTATATATTCAAATTTCCACGGGTTATGTTAATGGGGAAGACTTGTTAACACTGACGGGGACACACCCTAATATTACAGCTTCATGGGATGTGGTCGAAGGGAAATTATCGCTTACGGGCCCTGCCCTTTATACAGAGTTCGAGACGGCCATTGCCGCCGTGGAATATTCAAATAGCGCACTAAGCCCATCAGGAACCCGACAGTTTTCAATAACGGTAGGTTCAGCAAACTTCCTTCCTGCTACAGGGCATTATTATGAATACATTCCAAGTTTAGGAATTACCTGGACGAATGCGAATACAGCGGCCAACGCAAGGACCTACTTTGGATTACAGGGTTATCTGGCCACACTCACCACACAACAGGAAGCTGATTTTTCAGGTTCCCAGGCTGCGGGAACCGGTTGGATAGGAGGTAGTGATGCCGCAACGGAAGGTGTTTGGCAATGGGTTACGGGCCCCGAAGCTGGAACAACTTTTTGGAACGGAGATGCCGCAGGAAGTTCTCCGAATTTTGCCTTTTGGAACAACGGAGAACCAAATAACTCTGGAAATGAGGATTATGCCCATATTACACATCCCAATGTAAACCCGAATGGTTCTTGGAATGACTTGACAAATACGGGAGCGACCAGTGGTGATTATCAGCCACAAGGGTATGTCGTGGAGTATGGGGGAATGCCGGGTGATGCCACACTCGATATCACGGCAGTTACAACAATTAACATTGATGACGTTGCTCCAACGGCGAGCAACCCGGCACCTGTAACAATCTATTGTCCGGGCGATATCCCTCCTCCAGATATTAATGACGTTATCGATGAGGTCGATAATTGTGACCCAAGCCCAACAGTTATCTTTGTTAGTGATGTAACTAACGGTGGATCGGATCCTGAAATTATTACCAGAACGTATCGGGTCTCCGATGCTGCCGGTAACCAAACGGTTGTTGAGCAAATCATCTCTATTTATTCACTAAGCGTTGCTACTCAGCCTATGGATAATACTATCTTAGTTGGAAACAATGCCGTCTTTTCCATAGTGGGAAATAATACGGATTCTTATGTATGGGAGGTGAGTACCAACGGAGGCGTCGGTTTTAATGCCATTTCCGATGGAGCAGAATATTCCGGCTCCAATACGGCCACACTTACGGTCATAAATCCTGAATTAGATAAAAACGGTTTCGTTTATCGGGTTATCTTATCCAACTCAACTTCGTCCTGTGAAGCGGTTATATCAAATCAGGCTGTCCTGAACATGCGGGTAAGAACCGTTGTAACAAATCGTGGAATCACATACAGGGTCAAGAAGAATTGA
- a CDS encoding DUF4386 domain-containing protein, whose translation MNITNQKLARLAGVIYLITVITGVFSLMYVPNKTFIWEDPKKNIQLFQEFEFLFRLSIVSEVLCYSAFLLLPILLHYLFKKTNKYLSRLMILFVLVAVPLSLLAISHKLDMLDTLGNDSLSQIDAEQLQSQIGLYYNKIKIAQIFWGLWLLPFGYLIYVSGILPKLLGVFLMLGGIGYMVNFVGPILFPNFTQSIIPIVAKIPSSIGEIGTCLWLLLIGLKKEFRYED comes from the coding sequence ATGAATATCACCAACCAAAAATTAGCTAGACTAGCAGGAGTAATTTATCTAATAACTGTCATTACCGGTGTTTTTAGTCTTATGTATGTTCCCAACAAAACTTTCATTTGGGAAGATCCTAAAAAAAACATTCAATTATTTCAAGAGTTCGAGTTTCTTTTTCGGCTAAGTATAGTTAGTGAAGTGCTTTGCTATTCGGCATTTCTTTTGCTTCCCATTTTGTTACATTACCTTTTTAAAAAGACGAATAAGTATTTATCACGATTAATGATTTTATTTGTTTTGGTAGCCGTTCCTCTTTCTTTGCTTGCAATCTCCCATAAGTTGGACATGCTCGATACTTTAGGTAACGATTCATTGAGCCAAATAGATGCAGAACAACTTCAAAGCCAAATTGGTCTGTATTACAATAAAATTAAAATAGCACAAATTTTTTGGGGACTTTGGCTTTTGCCTTTTGGTTATTTAATTTATGTATCGGGAATACTACCAAAATTGTTAGGTGTTTTTCTGATGCTCGGAGGAATTGGTTATATGGTCAATTTTGTTGGTCCTATCCTTTTTCCAAATTTCACACAGTCAATTATACCAATTGTAGCCAAAATTCCGTCGTCAATAGGAGAGATAGGGACATGCTTATGGCTGTTATTAATAGGATTAAAAAAAGAATTCAGATATGAAGACTAA
- a CDS encoding TonB-dependent receptor yields MTLRKETPLLFFALLFIQLQVVAQITVTGNVIEEGNNEPLMGAQIVLDNGSGAITDRNGLFSIDLKSGIYSGTVNFLGYEKKEITINTQNPDLGTITLQLSSTTLDEVIVSASPKSFKDEFKGSNFRITPIALKNSNPLSTEEVLRTVPGVNIVGDMGLSNRPNISIRGSWGRRSKKVLLMEDGTPSAPAPYIAPGAYYNPVSDRITAIEVYKGADMLRYGPNNMYGAINYITALPPQKPKLRVKLIGGQRNYRTGLISYGGTWNNLGALVEGVYKKFDGFTDNSSVEVLNLNAKVFAKLSDSQSLYFKVSGQSEDNQASLSSQTPFTFDTDPTQNPLDADQFTMRRYGLDIIHKWLPSKKLSFTSKVYASDFERDWWRQTTAKIKASEVRNYVGDAIFNDRYSYLNGRIFGEEDYVIVGRINNGRESTTDSRWTYTVSGLKETLDYDWNAFEKEQHLEASFNLHRETFKDRFLVADSSRWARSGRATTDLWYRLWSANGFVRNEFNIGKWGITPILRFEHVDMYRQDLIAVAQNPNINSTEEGREPNVYTQFLPGITLDYQTNYGEFYGSIYEGMVAPSKVFGFLVEQNGIVTNPLAGQSINIDPELSWNREIGWRGNVFDNRLDAQLTYFNNTSRNFYAGGRNEVFQELGKINVQGLEVALGVELLNKNQHQLRLVGNLNLMRSKILAGKLEDKDLFSQVIHSSATQNEYINIVNTNREAYEVYVSDGIGGETLLTDQTIEPSTFQNITKSVIQFGKQGLVDAEAPYTPRSTANIGFNYDYKQLSLGVSGNFVSSQFTEFHNFNNESADGAIGKLPAYHTFDAFVNYDFVIGDDVHMNAFVNGKNITNEIYRASRLNRATSGIFGGGFRQLIFGINITI; encoded by the coding sequence TTGAAGAAGGAAATAACGAGCCGCTTATGGGGGCACAAATTGTGCTGGATAATGGAAGTGGGGCTATAACGGATAGAAATGGCCTCTTTTCGATTGATTTAAAGTCCGGTATTTATTCCGGAACGGTCAACTTTTTGGGCTATGAAAAAAAGGAAATCACCATTAATACACAAAATCCAGACCTAGGTACTATCACGCTACAATTGAGCAGTACCACTTTAGACGAGGTCATTGTAAGTGCCTCTCCAAAAAGTTTTAAAGATGAATTCAAAGGAAGTAACTTTCGCATTACTCCAATTGCACTTAAAAACAGTAACCCTCTCAGTACTGAAGAAGTGCTTAGAACGGTTCCAGGGGTAAATATCGTTGGGGATATGGGGCTATCTAACCGTCCCAACATCAGTATCAGGGGTTCTTGGGGCAGGCGTTCTAAAAAAGTGTTGCTCATGGAAGACGGCACACCGTCAGCTCCAGCACCCTATATTGCTCCAGGTGCCTACTACAATCCGGTAAGCGACCGTATTACCGCCATAGAAGTATATAAAGGAGCCGATATGCTCCGATATGGTCCAAACAATATGTACGGTGCCATCAACTATATTACCGCCTTGCCTCCTCAGAAGCCTAAGTTAAGAGTAAAATTGATCGGTGGGCAACGCAATTACAGAACAGGTTTGATTTCATATGGTGGCACCTGGAACAATCTTGGTGCATTGGTAGAAGGCGTGTATAAGAAATTTGATGGGTTTACGGATAATTCCTCCGTTGAAGTATTGAACTTGAACGCCAAAGTATTTGCCAAACTCTCCGATAGCCAATCGCTTTATTTTAAGGTTAGCGGTCAATCGGAAGACAATCAGGCCTCTTTAAGCTCACAAACACCCTTTACGTTTGACACGGATCCTACCCAAAACCCGTTAGATGCTGATCAGTTTACCATGAGAAGGTATGGGTTGGATATTATTCACAAATGGTTACCCTCAAAAAAGTTGAGCTTTACTTCAAAAGTATATGCAAGTGACTTTGAACGTGATTGGTGGCGACAAACTACCGCTAAAATCAAAGCCTCCGAAGTGAGAAATTATGTTGGCGATGCCATTTTTAACGACCGATACAGCTATTTGAATGGTCGAATCTTTGGGGAGGAAGATTATGTGATTGTTGGCAGAATTAACAATGGAAGGGAAAGTACTACGGACAGCCGTTGGACCTACACCGTATCGGGCCTGAAGGAAACCCTGGACTATGATTGGAACGCCTTTGAAAAAGAACAGCATTTAGAAGCTAGTTTTAATCTGCACCGCGAAACTTTCAAGGACCGTTTTCTAGTAGCCGACAGTAGCCGTTGGGCAAGAAGTGGTCGTGCGACCACCGATTTATGGTATCGACTTTGGTCTGCCAACGGATTTGTACGGAACGAATTCAATATTGGGAAATGGGGCATAACCCCAATTCTCCGTTTTGAACATGTGGATATGTACCGCCAAGATTTAATTGCAGTGGCACAAAATCCTAATATCAATAGTACTGAAGAAGGTAGGGAACCAAACGTATATACCCAATTCCTACCTGGAATTACGTTGGATTATCAAACAAACTATGGGGAATTCTACGGGAGTATTTATGAAGGAATGGTTGCCCCCTCTAAAGTTTTCGGATTTTTGGTGGAACAAAATGGTATTGTTACCAATCCACTTGCTGGGCAAAGCATTAATATTGACCCGGAATTGAGTTGGAACAGGGAAATTGGATGGCGCGGAAATGTGTTCGATAATCGCCTAGATGCCCAACTAACATACTTTAATAACACCAGCCGTAATTTCTACGCCGGCGGACGAAATGAAGTCTTTCAGGAATTGGGAAAGATAAATGTACAAGGCCTTGAAGTTGCTTTGGGTGTTGAACTATTGAACAAAAACCAACATCAGTTAAGACTTGTAGGCAATCTTAATCTCATGCGCTCAAAAATATTGGCCGGTAAGTTGGAGGATAAAGACCTCTTCTCGCAGGTAATCCACAGTTCGGCCACCCAAAACGAATATATCAATATCGTCAATACCAATAGGGAAGCTTATGAAGTATATGTTTCAGACGGTATAGGCGGTGAAACTTTGTTAACGGACCAGACCATTGAACCATCCACTTTCCAAAACATTACCAAAAGCGTCATCCAATTTGGTAAGCAGGGACTGGTTGATGCAGAGGCTCCCTATACGCCAAGGAGTACCGCAAATATTGGATTCAATTACGATTATAAACAATTATCATTAGGGGTAAGTGGAAATTTTGTGAGTAGTCAATTTACCGAGTTTCACAATTTCAACAACGAATCGGCAGATGGTGCTATCGGAAAATTACCAGCCTACCATACGTTTGATGCTTTTGTAAACTATGACTTTGTTATTGGTGATGATGTTCACATGAACGCTTTTGTCAATGGTAAGAATATTACCAATGAAATCTATAGGGCTTCACGTTTGAACAGGGCCACTTCCGGTATATTTGGTGGGGGTTTTCGTCAACTCATTTTTGGGATTAACATAACGATTTAG
- a CDS encoding ketopantoate reductase family protein, which yields MNNNIYIIGSGAIGKALAVFLKKQNKQVQLVRGSVDNLPNIETEITVVGKDETFAESILTTTFSNLKDINGIVLVTTKTFANEKIAEKLRGLNGHYEIVLLQNGLNIEHPFNDLGKVYRCVLLSTSQVTGENKVSFKTVAASPIGDLDGLNEGLHEVIERINTPQFQFREEASILKFVWNKTVANCVFNTICPLLEIDNGIFHRNLEAKKLAKDIIEECVVLAETQGVLLDTEEILENLLLISQKSDGQLISTYMDILNHRQTEIKSLNLEISRIAQEIGRPELVQKTKFLGQLIELKSKITHLENV from the coding sequence ATGAACAACAATATTTACATCATTGGTTCTGGGGCCATTGGCAAGGCTTTGGCCGTATTTCTAAAAAAACAAAACAAACAAGTTCAGCTTGTTCGGGGAAGTGTGGACAATCTCCCGAACATTGAAACTGAAATTACGGTGGTAGGAAAGGATGAAACCTTTGCAGAAAGTATATTGACTACCACTTTTAGTAACCTTAAGGACATCAATGGAATCGTTCTGGTTACGACCAAGACCTTTGCAAATGAAAAAATAGCCGAGAAGTTACGTGGGCTCAATGGCCATTATGAGATAGTCCTACTTCAGAATGGGCTCAATATAGAACATCCTTTCAATGATCTGGGTAAGGTATACCGATGTGTACTGCTATCTACCAGTCAGGTAACCGGTGAGAACAAGGTTTCCTTTAAAACGGTAGCGGCTTCGCCTATCGGGGATTTGGATGGCTTGAACGAAGGACTTCATGAGGTAATCGAACGAATCAATACCCCGCAGTTTCAATTTAGGGAGGAGGCCAGTATTTTAAAGTTTGTCTGGAACAAGACCGTTGCCAATTGTGTTTTTAATACCATTTGCCCCTTGTTGGAAATAGATAATGGAATCTTTCATAGAAACCTGGAAGCAAAGAAATTGGCCAAGGATATTATTGAGGAATGTGTAGTATTGGCAGAGACCCAAGGGGTACTTTTAGATACGGAGGAAATCTTGGAAAACCTATTATTGATCAGTCAAAAGTCGGATGGACAATTGATTTCTACCTATATGGACATTCTTAACCATCGGCAGACGGAAATTAAAAGTTTAAACCTGGAAATTTCTAGAATAGCACAGGAAATAGGACGGCCCGAACTGGTCCAAAAAACTAAATTTTTGGGACAATTGATCGAGTTGAAATCTAAGATAACCCATCTTGAAAATGTTTAA
- a CDS encoding Crp/Fnr family transcriptional regulator yields MNFYNLSGIVPLDLVSEISSLLETQQFPKTYLLHKQGTVCKHIYLVQKGIVRTFFYKEGKDITVHIASEGELITAIDSVISLKKSRYNVEVLEDSEIHAISYNKLQALMGKHPQYEKYMRLILEQLYAEGADRIEEFLFYSAKERYDNLIKNRPHLLNRVNLGHIASYLGITQETLSRIRKIS; encoded by the coding sequence ATGAATTTCTACAACTTAAGCGGAATTGTGCCATTAGACTTGGTTTCTGAAATTTCTAGTCTATTGGAAACGCAACAATTTCCTAAAACCTATTTGTTGCATAAACAAGGAACCGTCTGTAAACATATCTACCTTGTTCAAAAAGGAATAGTTAGGACTTTTTTTTATAAAGAAGGGAAAGACATTACGGTTCATATTGCTTCTGAAGGAGAGCTTATAACTGCCATTGACAGCGTAATAAGTTTAAAAAAAAGTCGGTATAATGTTGAAGTATTAGAGGATAGTGAAATTCATGCAATCTCCTATAATAAGCTTCAGGCCCTTATGGGAAAGCATCCTCAATATGAAAAATATATGAGGTTGATTTTAGAACAACTCTATGCCGAAGGAGCGGATAGAATTGAAGAGTTTTTGTTTTACTCAGCTAAAGAGAGATATGATAACTTGATAAAAAATCGGCCACATCTTCTCAATAGAGTCAACCTGGGTCATATTGCTTCCTATCTGGGCATAACTCAAGAAACCCTAAGTAGGATAAGAAAAATTTCTTGA
- a CDS encoding cupin domain-containing protein, whose protein sequence is MKNYLLPLSVLVFMLFHLNIQAQNKSNGDNMPGIRIISAVDIEEEVDGQPASVSTVELIIQPNQASAPHRHPGPVYGYVLEGIYEFKVEGHPLVTLKPGDTFYEPLMALHEVGKNPSETSKTKLLAIITHPRSSKQLVIPEKTIKSGE, encoded by the coding sequence ATGAAAAACTATCTACTTCCATTAAGTGTTTTGGTATTCATGCTATTTCATCTCAATATTCAGGCACAAAACAAATCCAATGGAGACAATATGCCGGGGATAAGGATTATTTCAGCGGTGGATATCGAGGAAGAAGTTGATGGCCAGCCAGCAAGTGTATCAACGGTGGAATTAATTATTCAACCCAACCAAGCATCAGCGCCCCACAGACATCCAGGGCCCGTTTATGGGTATGTACTGGAAGGTATTTACGAATTCAAAGTTGAAGGCCATCCTCTTGTAACCCTTAAGCCAGGCGATACCTTTTATGAACCATTGATGGCATTACACGAGGTTGGTAAAAACCCGAGTGAAACTTCTAAAACTAAACTATTGGCAATTATCACACATCCCCGAAGTAGTAAACAACTTGTAATTCCCGAAAAAACCATCAAATCAGGGGAATGA
- a CDS encoding TQO small subunit DoxD has protein sequence MKIKIIKLFLRFAIASGFLSAVADRLGLWPKEISAWGNWESFLENTESINPLLPRMLIPAVGLIATSAETLFGICLILGFKTELMAKLSGYLMLIFALAITFSSGIKGAFDYSVFAASAAAFALSLMKEKYLELDVLISKKVQ, from the coding sequence ATGAAGATAAAAATCATCAAACTATTTCTAAGATTTGCAATCGCATCCGGTTTCTTGTCCGCAGTTGCGGATAGACTTGGACTTTGGCCCAAGGAAATATCGGCTTGGGGCAATTGGGAAAGCTTTTTGGAGAATACCGAATCAATAAACCCACTACTTCCTAGAATGTTAATTCCGGCAGTTGGATTGATAGCAACTAGTGCTGAAACTTTATTTGGAATTTGCCTCATTCTAGGGTTTAAAACAGAATTGATGGCAAAACTGAGCGGATACCTTATGCTAATTTTTGCATTGGCAATTACATTTTCTTCAGGAATTAAAGGTGCCTTTGATTATTCTGTATTTGCTGCCTCGGCCGCAGCTTTTGCCTTGAGTCTTATGAAGGAAAAATATCTGGAATTAGATGTGTTGATTTCAAAAAAGGTCCAGTAA